A segment of the Terriglobia bacterium genome:
GCCTCCCAGATGAGGTCTTCGTTGACTGCTCCGAAGACTTCGTCGGCCAGCTCAAAGCTGCCGGTCTTTTCGCCGCTCAAATTGAGTACGTCTATCGTAGCCATTTTTCGCTCTCAACTATCAGCTCTCAGCCATCAGCCTGTGCGGCTGAAGCTGCGTTAACTCTTCTTCTTCGTGGCGCGCTTGGAAGCCTTCAACGGATCAACCGTGCCGCTGCCGGCGAATCCGCGGCGCTCGCGCGGCGGCCGTTTCGACTTGCTGATGACGACGTACGCGCCGTTGGGTCCGGGCACGGCGCCCTCGACGACGAGCAGGTTTTCGTCCTTGTCAATTCCGAGTATGCGCAAATTGCGCGTGGTGACGCGCGCGTTGCCCATGTGACCGGCCATGCGCATCCCGGCAAACACGCGCGACGGGAAAGCGGAGGAGCCGATCGAACCGTTGATGGTGAACATGGAACCGTGCGAACTGGGGCCGGCCCGGAAATGGTGGCGCTTGACGACGCCGGCGAACCCGCGTCCCTTGCTGGTGCCGGTCACGTCCACGAAGCGCTCGCCGTCGAAGATGTCCACCAGCACGCGGTCCCCGACCTTGGTCTGGTCGCCGTCGCCGGTGGCGCCATCCACCGCAATGTCGATTTCCTTCATGAACTTCACCGGCGGCAGATTGTTCTTGCCGAAGTGGCCGCGCATGGGCTTGTTCAGCCGCGTTTCCTTGACGAATTCCACCAGCCCGATCTGCGCCGCTTCGTAGCCGTCCTTGTTGCCGGTCTTGCGCTGCGTGACGACGCAGGGTCCGGCTTGCAGGACGGTCGCCGGGCGCACGTCGCCGTTGCTGTCGAACAACTGCGTCATGCCGACTTTCTTACCGAGAATTCCGTTGATTGCCATTTTTCCTATCCCTCATCATGCCCGCGCGGTTTGCGCCGTCGGCACTGTAGGGCTCTCAGCTATCAGCTCTCAGCTTTCAGCCGGATTGGCTGATAGCTGATGGCTGACGGCTGATAGCTACTTATGTTCCTTCCCAAACGCCTTGATCTCCACGTCCACGCCGGCAGGGAGGTCGAGCTTCATGAGCGCGTCCACCGTCTGCTGCGTTGGCTCGAGGATGTCGAGCAGGCGCTTGTGGGTGCGGATCTCAAACTGCTCGCGCGACTTCTTGTCCACGTGCGGGGAACGCAGCACGCAGTACTTGTTCTTGACCGTGGGCAGAGGAATCGGGCCCGCGATTTGTGCGCCGGTGCGGCGCGCGGTTTCCACGATCTCGCCCGTGCTCTGGTCGAGCACGCGATAGTCGTAAGCCTTCAGCCGGATCCGAATTCGTTCTTTTCCAATCATGGTGTCATCTCAAAGAGCGTGCGGCTGGATGCATGCCGTCCGTGTTGTGTCGTCCCTACGGGACTCCGGTTCTTATGAACTTCAGCCGTCCCTACGGGACTGGCTCCAATTTCCGCTGCCCAACCCGGCACTGAAGTGCCGGGCTACTTTCATCCGCCGCTTCGCGGCTGGTGTGGGCCTCACATAGAGCATCTGCCTTCTACGCAGAGGGTCTTAGGTTCGGCCCCCTTAGTCGTTCAGATCACCCGATCGCCGGATCACCCGATCTAGGAAATAATCTCCGTCAGCGTGCCCGCGCCGACCGTGCGGCCGCCTTCGCGAATCGCAAACCGCAGCCCCTTTTCCATCGCCACCGGCGTGATCAGCTCGATTTCCAGGTTCACGTTGTCCCCCGGCATCACCATCTCCGTGCCCGCCGGCAAGTGCGCCACCCCGGTCACGTCGGTGGTGCGCAGGTAAAACTGCGGACGATACCCGTTGAAGAACGGCGTGTGCCGCCCGCCTTCTTCCTTGCTCAGCACGTACACTTCGCCCTTGAACTTGGTGTGCGGCGTGATCGAGCCCGGCTTCGCCAGCA
Coding sequences within it:
- the rplC gene encoding 50S ribosomal protein L3, which translates into the protein MAINGILGKKVGMTQLFDSNGDVRPATVLQAGPCVVTQRKTGNKDGYEAAQIGLVEFVKETRLNKPMRGHFGKNNLPPVKFMKEIDIAVDGATGDGDQTKVGDRVLVDIFDGERFVDVTGTSKGRGFAGVVKRHHFRAGPSSHGSMFTINGSIGSSAFPSRVFAGMRMAGHMGNARVTTRNLRILGIDKDENLLVVEGAVPGPNGAYVVISKSKRPPRERRGFAGSGTVDPLKASKRATKKKS
- the rpsJ gene encoding 30S ribosomal protein S10, with translation MGKERIRIRLKAYDYRVLDQSTGEIVETARRTGAQIAGPIPLPTVKNKYCVLRSPHVDKKSREQFEIRTHKRLLDILEPTQQTVDALMKLDLPAGVDVEIKAFGKEHK
- the tuf gene encoding elongation factor Tu (EF-Tu; promotes GTP-dependent binding of aminoacyl-tRNA to the A-site of ribosomes during protein biosynthesis; when the tRNA anticodon matches the mRNA codon, GTP hydrolysis results; the inactive EF-Tu-GDP leaves the ribosome and release of GDP is promoted by elongation factor Ts; many prokaryotes have two copies of the gene encoding EF-Tu), with the protein product GFRETRKTVATGVEMFKKQLDEGMAGDNAGLLLRGTPKEDVERGMVLAKPGSITPHTKFKGEVYVLSKEEGGRHTPFFNGYRPQFYLRTTDVTGVAHLPAGTEMVMPGDNVNLEIELITPVAMEKGLRFAIREGGRTVGAGTLTEIIS